GTATAATTTATGTGTTAGTAAAATAGTTGAGCAAAAATGGAGATTGGGATGTCAAGACTAGCGGTTATCATTTTGACCAAGAATGAAGAAACAAATATTGTAGCAGCGATGGAGAGTGCTGCTTTTGCTGATGAAGTATTGATTGTTGATTCTGGCAGTACGGACAGGACACAAGAGTTAGCAGAAAAACGTGGAGCAAAGTTCGTTAGTCATCCTATGGATGAAAGCGGTTTTGCCGGTCAGCGCAATTTTGCGTTGACACAGACGGATGCTGAATGGGTGTTTTATTTGGATGCAGATGAAAGAATTACGCAATTAGGAAGAGATGTAATTCAGGACATTGTTGCTCAAAATAGTAATAATGTCTATAAGGTTGAGCGAAAGAATATAGTCTTTGGCCAGTTGATGAACTATGGCGTACATCGTCCGGATTATGTGGCAAGATTATTCCCTCGGACTGCGGTGCAGTGGCAGGGCAGGGTTCATGAGGGGATAAAAACTGAATTGCCTGTAAAGAAACTTACGGATATTCTGCAACACTATACGTATACCAATTGGTATCAGTATTTTGCTAAGTTTAACCGTTATACATCGTTAGCAGCAGAGGAACTGGCGCAGAGGGATAAGCAAATCAGCAATATTGGGATTATTGCTCACACCTTGGGAGCCTTTTTTAAATCCTATATTTTGAAAAAAGGCTTTCTCGATGGATTCTTAGGTTTTGTTATGTCCTTTATGAGCATGGCATATACATTAACTAAATATATGAAATTACAAAATATCTATCGCTTAAAACTTGACAGGAGCTGAATATGACAGTTCAACAGAGAATAAATATTGTTTTTGCCAGTGATGACAATTACATACAGCATGCGACAGTGGCTATGATGTCAATTATGCAAAACACCAGTCAACAGAATTGTTTGTCTTGTTATATACTGGATGATGGCATATCTACTAGCGCGAAGGAAAAAGTATATCAGACTTTCCGCGGTAGTAACGTTGAAGTACATTTTTTGTGTGCTGATGTCAAATGCTTAGAAAATTTATTTGTTAGCGGTCAGCTGAGCCGAGCTGCCTATTTGCGTTTACAAATGGCTGAACTCTTGCCAGAGTCTGTGGAACGGGCAATTTATTTGGATTGTGACTTAGTGGTGATGAAAGACATTGTAAACCTATGGAATATGGATTTGCATAATCATCCGCTAGGAGCGGTGTCCGATTATGGTATTATGGCCTCCAGTAAGGATTGGCCTCGAAAGCAGAGCGAATTAGGCTTTGAATCTAACGATGAATATTTTAACTCGGGGGTTCTCGTGGTGGATGTATCTGCTTGGCGCAGGTATGATTATGGAAGTAAAATCATTGATGCCGTGAAAAAAAATAATTATCAGCATCATGATCAGGATGCATTGAATGTCATGTTCTATAGAAATTGGGCAGCAGTACCTTTGCAGTGGAATGTTATCCCGCCTATATGGAATTTGTTTATTAAGATATTACGCAAAGAAAAATTTAGAAAAAAGGCGATAAAAGCTAGGCAGGATATAGCTGTATTGCATTATGCAGGTGGGTATAAGCCTTGGGAGTATGCAGAGATTAAAGCATTTAATAAATCGTATTATCAATACTTTCGTCAGACAGCTTTTGCTGAGGAGCCGATGCCACAACCAAACAAAAATCGCAGAGGGCGTTCGATTAAACGACAGTTATTCCGGTTGAAAGTAGCAGATTTCTGGCAATACGTATTTCGAAATTAATGGGAGATAGTCGATGAGGTGTGAAGTGCTAAAGACACATAATGTGTTGATATTAGGATGGCCTGTGAGACCAAAACAAGAATGGGTAGAAAAATATGTTAATGTTACGGCTGAACGTATTTATAAAGAGGAGCTTTCATGGATAGATAAGAGATTGATGAATCTTTCTTTTCATACACCTAAATATTTACAATTAACAAAGAGGTTGTCGCCGAAATATTGGTATGGAAACTGGAGTAACCATGTAGCAGATTATGATACTGTTATTATCTTGGATGAAATTCGTGGGCGTGATATATTTGAATTTATCTTAGAGAATAATCCTAAGTGTAATTTATGTGTTTTTTATGATTCGCCTGTGAAAAGAGGCACAACGTATGATCCGTCAAATTATAGCGATATGCCTATTAAATTTTATACTTGTGATTCTAATGTTTCAGAAGAATATGGGATTAAATTTATGCCATATTTTTATATTTTCTCACCAATAGATTATAAGAAATACGATGTGCAACAGGGTGTGACGGAAGATAAAGACGTCTTTTTCCTAGGCGAAGAAAAAGGAAATCGATTAGAGCAATTAAAACTGTTGCGATGCAAGTTTGATGAGATGGGGGTTAAACATGATTTGCGCTTAGTACGTAAAAGGCATGGTCGTAGGTATACGCGAGAAGAATTATCTCAACTGACGGATTATCTATCATATAGTGAGTATATATCTTCTATGCGTTCAAGTAAGGTTATCCTTGAGTTGGTATCTAATGGACAAACGGGAATTACACAACGCGCATATGAAGCACTGTTTTATAAGAAAAAATTGATTACAAATAATGAAGAAATAAAAAGATATGAATTTTATTGTCCTGATAATGTATTTGTGATTAAAACAGATGATCCTTTACTATGGGATGATGATGAATTAAACTGTTTTATAAAAACGCCAACTAATGATACTTATTTTGCTTTCAAGAATAACTATACTTTATGCGCATGGTTGCGTCGATTCTTTAAATAATAAGTGGATTGATATGCCGATTGGTGAAATATGAGGAGTTTATAATGTTGGATTATAGTAAAGTCGGTAGGAAAATATATAATTTTGACAATAATAGAGAGGTGCGACGATATATAGTTTTTAGAATGAGATGTTGGTTGCATCCAAGACGAATGAAAAGGTTGGAAAATTTTTTTCAGAGAAGTGGAGTGATGAAAGAAATTGCACATGTATACCCGTTTGTATATGAGCAACCAACACGAGCATTCTTTTATAACAGATCGACTTTTGATGAAAGAGTGGAGTTGTTGGAACAACATATGACATTTTTAGCCGAGCATTTACAGGTACAACATTTTGTAGACTTGTACTCGGAAAAAGATAAGATGCTATGGGAGTCTTCTGACGAGGGAGATAGGTTGAAGTTGCGGCTGTTTTACCATCCGGGACAACGTAAGGAAGGTTTGCTGTCGATAATTTTGGGATGTAATCAAGGTGATTTATATCAAATGATTTTTTGGATAGCAAAAAATCCACAGGAAGAATGGTCTTTGTGGATTGGTGCTATGCAGGGACCTAATATGAACGATGCTCGTGATATTATCAAGCGGGTAACGAAGCGGTGTCATGCTTATCGTACTAAGAATCTTATCCTTCATGCTACCCAGGAAGTGGCAAAGGCTTTGGGGTTACAGCATATTTATGCTGTAACAAACTATGGGTACTATGCTATGAACCATATCCGCGTGGATCGAAAACTGAAAACCAGCTTTAGTGATTTTTGGGCTGAAGCTGGTGGTAAACCTTGTAAAGATCAACGCTTTTTCGAGTTGCCTTTATCAGAGTATCGTAAAAGTATGGATGAAGTGCCAACACGCAAGCGAGCAAATTATCGTAGGCGTTATGCAATGTTAGATGAAATTGATGCCGATATAGTAGCTGGTATGAAAAGGATTATGAAGTAAAGAAGTTGAAAGGAATGCTAATAGGGGATGAGAAAGATTGTAAGTAGAGATTCAATAGAAAAAAGGCTATATGTATACATATGCTTGTTTGCATTTATGAATATTTTTTCTGTTGCAATATCCAATGTTTTTTTGGGGCTAGCAATAGCTGGTACATTGCATAGGCTGATTAGGTATCATGACGATGTGAAGGAGATTTTATTACGACAGAAAACTTTTTTTTGTCTGGTTTTAGTGCTGTGGGTGACCATTGTATTATCAGTGCCTGGCTCTATAGATCCAGCGCGTGGGATAAAGGAATTTTTTAACTATTATGTATATCGAATGATGATATTA
The Selenomonas ruminantium AC2024 DNA segment above includes these coding regions:
- a CDS encoding VirK/YbjX family protein, giving the protein MLDYSKVGRKIYNFDNNREVRRYIVFRMRCWLHPRRMKRLENFFQRSGVMKEIAHVYPFVYEQPTRAFFYNRSTFDERVELLEQHMTFLAEHLQVQHFVDLYSEKDKMLWESSDEGDRLKLRLFYHPGQRKEGLLSIILGCNQGDLYQMIFWIAKNPQEEWSLWIGAMQGPNMNDARDIIKRVTKRCHAYRTKNLILHATQEVAKALGLQHIYAVTNYGYYAMNHIRVDRKLKTSFSDFWAEAGGKPCKDQRFFELPLSEYRKSMDEVPTRKRANYRRRYAMLDEIDADIVAGMKRIMK
- a CDS encoding glycosyltransferase family 8 protein, producing MTVQQRINIVFASDDNYIQHATVAMMSIMQNTSQQNCLSCYILDDGISTSAKEKVYQTFRGSNVEVHFLCADVKCLENLFVSGQLSRAAYLRLQMAELLPESVERAIYLDCDLVVMKDIVNLWNMDLHNHPLGAVSDYGIMASSKDWPRKQSELGFESNDEYFNSGVLVVDVSAWRRYDYGSKIIDAVKKNNYQHHDQDALNVMFYRNWAAVPLQWNVIPPIWNLFIKILRKEKFRKKAIKARQDIAVLHYAGGYKPWEYAEIKAFNKSYYQYFRQTAFAEEPMPQPNKNRRGRSIKRQLFRLKVADFWQYVFRN
- a CDS encoding glycosyltransferase family 2 protein, whose translation is MTKNEETNIVAAMESAAFADEVLIVDSGSTDRTQELAEKRGAKFVSHPMDESGFAGQRNFALTQTDAEWVFYLDADERITQLGRDVIQDIVAQNSNNVYKVERKNIVFGQLMNYGVHRPDYVARLFPRTAVQWQGRVHEGIKTELPVKKLTDILQHYTYTNWYQYFAKFNRYTSLAAEELAQRDKQISNIGIIAHTLGAFFKSYILKKGFLDGFLGFVMSFMSMAYTLTKYMKLQNIYRLKLDRS